One genomic window of Aricia agestis chromosome 7, ilAriAges1.1, whole genome shotgun sequence includes the following:
- the LOC121729000 gene encoding fatty acid synthase-like isoform X3, translating to MDPMSRKLLEQSYQAIFDAGCSPGYLAGKKVGVFIGICFTEADKVFLYTDHVKSGLGITGCNRSMCANRISYYLNLKGPSMSVDQSCASSTAALEMAYDAMIRGECEAAIVGGSKLCLHSQTLIGYGRILLTCKDGKTKSFDANADGCCKSEAINCIFLQKAKDALRIYARVVHVKTEFMSLCKTDIGAVAGFDRDPADITRFLGTFYKEADVSPLEVQYVEAFGAGNRDSDKRELEAIDEFFCKGRRKPLPVGSVMSNIGYVESASGLSSVTKILLGYQCGKLAANLHYNTPRDDIAAIKEGRIEILAEHKDFVPTYTAINSISMTGPFGHILLHGFSKKKDIARYKIHFPRLVLSSGRQESAVQKIFTYLKSKPVDPEELTLIHHFYENNITGHLGRGFLILDTDENKETVCLSSECAYFDQARRPLWFVYSGMGSQWPAMGKDLMRIPVFAAAIQRCHRVLEPKGLNIVDIITSDDPKTFDNILHSFVGITAIQIGLTDVLRAMDIAPDMIIGHSLGEIGCAYADNCFTAEETIMCAYSRGLVSVQTPFIRGSMAAIGLGYKEISRMCPPEIEVACHNSAESCTISGPAEIMSEFVLSLTRQGIFAKEVPCSNIAFHSRYIANAGHALLKFMEEIVPNPKPRSSRWLSTSVPQAQWDEPKAKYCSADYFTNNLLSPVLFEETSQQIPADAVLVEVAPHNLLQAILKRSLPQSCKLLPLSRRGHPANTTLLLETIGRLYVEGFNPKVKALYPRIEFPVSTSTPMLSHLVEWVHNEEWSLHKPTIASKAIATTSKDAISTFDVEHSHLKGHIIRGKNLYPFSAALVAVWDTLAASLNKERKTLSVQFENVYSHTQPILNKKHQLRLYVGIQKGTGHFEVLNENSVIITGTILPEITDERKFEMPQITAETHLDADDIYQLLHAKDYHYVNEFRSIHSVNESLTEARIAWRDNWTTFLEGIIQLNVLRRQHHAVSKINLIRKMIIDVDKHRSCTMVDGDTVLVKAKVLDVYDLTVCGGVIMETVKFIDVPPLKNDDIVLKMSEFLPLFSSKKMNENKALNMLIQIAADNVKHQSINIMQIENAYSVKNNFSNIKEISNKIPGISATYTKACLDEKDKNDFEHIDLIIAADLNDEMCQKLQSVLHQNTFIIYKQGQEQKESSYNRVVSAQNTENGIIKLAIWRPTEPNISKKLILRQQKDSQDTPGGEYFVPLEDETNSNQSVTLKIAQIGDLQSIYWAKDDLQTDHGVKVKATYVGINIVYVNKLLGTHFQDNNEPTKCVIDFSGFAKSGARVMGLVRSDTISSHVTAQAEFLLPVPNYWTLEDAATVPLAYSLAFYILFIKVRMNRKHTICVHGGTGALGQAVISIALAHGCRVFATVSNRSKKLFLKKIFPQVKDSHIIDHSRDLNFVYNIMRETNGKGCNLLVSCATDELKNYSFRCLASYGVMVDTSVVPNREDYKFGLDHLSFDKVYYPIDFSTIFLPQFSEDIQLIRELMVTGIRQGYVRPLTRVTYEARDAARACRLQTRDHHGRVLLQLNMEMNVVSSITCSNSSWQLLVSDNQMLALKLAERLVERGATKILMLLDKVSNYVHAHIRQWEDDVTVRLIEATREAKEKSDIIRGCKEDGLESIFILTSKEKATHVMETVEQFTTFVSKYSYPLKYFALVTTSKLSNTPRSWFTTNGNSKMITKIKLPEIKQINNDEDRPNNNSAISANDAIDALERALCSREKDVLVHKCNATRKTLMEQILSLAGLKVDSEEARNSNYTLRELNMSDAAVSVIQEYLKDAYELSFSVEDLLNLSVESSNELENRCVDSHVEENRGIATYFPTVFADELLHTTDLRFMPTLASTAAFTDVDVSKPHLCIVPGVEGYHERFSALCERLKLPVLALQPGIDNPSETISELAHRYIAVIKKKAALNDHFYLLGYESGILVALEMAAVLEKYGLTGTVFCIGGTPTEVIDDFKSNLIDFKTDAELQVGVLKHAYSLFTKEDSSVIGQLTSMEWPTKLSICVSLMRGKTTHSMQYIRKWIEYMYKQLSTLVNTTHEINKISSQIISLRPRYPTSVDTSLQECSEKKVVTYQLESPLCSAHLDMMCATIINSHLDRDILETFKNRNICDSYRILGKIVTF from the exons GTGCAACCGGAGTATGTGCGCCAACCGCATCTCGTACTATCTGAACCTGAAGGGTCCTTCCATGTCAGTGGACCAATCGTGTGCCTCCTCCACCGCCGCCCTGGAGATGGCCTACGACGCCATGATCCGGGGGGAGTGCGAAGCCGCCATAGTGGGGGGATCGAAACTGTGCCTGCATTCTCAGACTCTTATTGGATACGGCAG AATTCTACTGACATGTAAGGATGGGAAAACAAAATCATTCGATGCTAATGCTGACGGGTGCTGCAAGTCAGAAGCAATAAACTGTATATTCCTGCAAAAGGCCAAAGATGCCCTTAG AATTTATGCACGTGTAGTCCACGTCAAAACCGAGTTTATGTCGCTTTGTAAAACGGACATCGGTGCCGTCGCCGGTTTCGATCGAGACCCTGCGGATATAACGAGATTCCTAGGGACCTTCTACAAGGAAGCTGACGTGTCTCCTCTCGAAGTACAATATGTGGAAGCGTTTGGAGCAG GTAACCGAGACAGTGACAAAAGAGAACTAGAAGCGATAGATGAATTCTTCTGCAAAGGCCGGAGGAAACCCCTACCGGTTGGCAGCGTCATGTCCAATATCGGCTATGTGGAATCTGCCTCGGGACTCTCGTCTGTTACCAAG ATCCTGCTGGGCTACCAATGCGGAAAATTGGCCGCAAACCTGCACTATAACACGCCACGAGACGATATCGCTGCAATAAAAGAAGGACGAATTGAAATACTGGCAGAGCATAAAGACTTCGTCCCCACATACACTGCCATCAATAGCATATCTATGACGGGACCTTTCGGGCATATCCTCCTACATGGATTTAGTAAGAAAAAG GATATAGCACGATATAAGATACATTTTCCACGTCTCGTGCTGAGTTCAGGAAGGCAGGAGAGTGCCGTTCAAAAAATATTCACTTATCTCAAGAGTAAGCCGGTCGACCCAGAAGAACTGACGCTGATTCATCATTTCTATGAGAATAATATAACTGGCCACTTGGGACGTGGTTTCCTAATTCTAG ATACAGACGAGAACAAGGAAACAGTATGCTTGAGCTCGGAGTGCGCCTACTTTGACCAGGCCCGGCGGCCGCTGTGGTTCGTGTACAGCGGCATGGGCTCGCAGTGGCCCGCCATGGGGAAAGACCTCATGCGGATACCGGTCTTCGCTGCCGCTATTCAAAG ATGTCACCGAGTACTTGAGCCTAAAGGACTGAACATTGTCGACATCATCACGTCGGATGATCCCAAGACATTTGACAACATTCTACATTCGTTTGTCGGTATCACTGCCATACAAATCGGACTCACTGATGTGCTACGAGCTATGGATATAGCACCAGATATGATAATTG ggcACAGTCTAGGTGAAATTGGGTGTGCCTATGCAGACAACTGTTTCACCGCTGAAGAAACTATTATGTGTGCCTACAGCCGTGGTCTAGTCTCCGTACAGACACCGTTCATCCGTGGATCCATGGCAGCCATTGGACTAGGATATAAAGag ATATCTAGAATGTGTCCTCCTGAAATAGAAGTTGCTTGTCACAACTCTGCGGAATCTTGTACAATTTCTGGTCCAGCCGAGATAATGAGCGAATTTGTGCTTAGCTTAACGCGTCAAGGAATATTCGCGAAGGAAGTGCCGTGTTCCAACATTGCTTTCCACAGCCGATATATCGCTAATGCTG GACACGCATTACTAAAGTTCATGGAGGAAATAGTTCCCAACCCCAAACCCCGCAGCTCCCGCTGGCTGTCCACATCGGTGCCCCAGGCGCAATGGGACGAACCCAAGGCAAAATACTGCTCCGCCGATTACTTCACAAACAATTTGTTG AGTCCAGTGCTATTTGAGGAGACATCACAGCAAATACCGGCTGACGCTGTCCTGGTGGAGGTCGCTCCCCACAATCTGCTGCAGGCCATCCTCAAGCGTTCTCTACCACAATCCTGCAAGCTGCTGCCTCTCTCTCGGCGAGGACATCCTGCAAATACCACATTATTGCTGGAAACTATTGGACG CTTGTACGTCGAAGGCTTTAATCCCAAGGTAAAGGCGTTATATCCACGAATAGAATTTCCGGTATCAACGTCAACTCCCATGTTATCACATCTAGTGGAATGGGTGCATAATGAAGAATG GTCCCTGCACAAACCGACCATTGCTAGCAAAGCGATTGCCACAACTTCGAAAGATGCTATATCTACGTTCGATGTTGAACATAGTCATTTGAAAGGCCACATAATAAGAG GAAAAAACCTGTATCCGTTTTCCGCGGCTCTCGTAGCCGTATGGGACACACTGGCAGCGAGCCTAAACAAGGAGAGAAAGACATTATCAGTACAGTTCGAAAATGTGTACTCACATACACAGCCGATATTAAATAAGAAACACCAGTTACGCCTCTATGTCGGTATACAGAAAGGCACAGGGCATTTTGAG GTACTGAATGAGAACTCGGTCATAATAACAGGAACAATTTTACCAGAGATCACAGATGAAAGGAAGTTTGAGATGCCCCAGATAACTGCCGAAACACACCTTGACGCAGATGATATCTATCAGTTGCTACATGCAAAAGACTATCATTATGT CAACGAATTCCGCAGTATACATAGTGTAAACGAATCCCTAACGGAGGCGCGAATTGCATGGAGAGACAACTGGACGACTTTCTTAGAAGGAATCATACAACTAAATGTTCTAAGACGACAACATCACGCCGTATCTAAGATTAACCTCATCAGAAAGATGATAATCGATGTTGATAAGCACCGTAGCTGCACTATGGTAGATGGAGATACAGTCCTAGTTAAAGCTAAAGTTCTAGATGTATATGATCTTACtgt TTGCGGTGGAGTTATTATGGAAACTGTAAAATTTATCGATGTACCTCCTCTCAAAAATGATGATATCGTTCTAAAAATGAGTGAATTCTTACCTCTCTTTTCAAGCAAAAAGATGAAT GAAAATAAAGCACTGAATATGTTGATACAAATTGCAGCTGATAATGTGAAACATCAGTCAAtaaatataatgcaaattgAAAATGCTTATAGCGTCAAGAACAATTTCAGTAACATAAAAGAAATATCAAACAAAATTCCCGGGATAAGTGCTACTTACACGAAAGCATGTTTAGATGAAAAAGACAAAAACGACTTTGAGCATATTGATTTGATTATAGCGGCTGATTTAAATGACGAG ATGTGTCAAAAGCTACAAAGTGTTCTACATCAAAATACGttcataatttataaacaagGTCAAGAACAGAAAGAGAGTTCATATAATAGAGTAGTGAGTGCTCAAAACACAGAAAATGGAATAATTAAACTGGCTATATGGAGACCAACAGAGCCTAATATTTCCAAAAAACTAATTTTACGCCAGCAAAAAGACTCGCAA GACACTCCAGGAGGAGAATATTTTGTGCCACTAGAAGACGAAACAAATTCAAATCAAAGCGTGACACTAAAAATTGCCCAGATTGGTGATCTTCAGTCAATTTATTGGGCTAAAGATGATCTACAAACTGACCACGGCGTAAAAGTAAAG GCTACCTACGTGGGAATTAACATCGTCTACGTAAACAAGCTGCTGGGAACACACTTTCAAGACAATAATGAACCGACCAAATGTGTCATTGATTTTAGTGGTTTTGCTAAAAG cgGTGCGAGAGTGATGGGTTTAGTACGGAGTGACACGATATCATCACATGTGACAGCCCAGGCCGAGTTTCTCCTGCCGGTACCCAACTATTGGACGCTGGAAGACGCCGCCACAGTTCCACTAGCGTACTCCTTGGCTTTCTACATACTG ttcaTCAAGGTGCGCATGAACAGGAAGCACACGATTTGCGTGCACGGCGGCACGGGGGCGCTCGGCCAGGCAGTCATTAGCATTGCGCTAGCGCACGGCTGTCGAGTGTTTGCAACAGTCAGCAACAGATCCAAAAAGCTAttcctgaaaaaaatatttccccaaGTTAAGG ATAGTCATATAATTGACCACTCACGGGACCTCAATTTCGTCTACAACATAATGCGAGAGACGAATGGTAAAGGCTGCAATCTTCTGGTATCCTGTGCTACAGATGAGTTGAAAAAT taCTCCTTCAGGTGTCTCGCGTCTTACGGGGTGATGGTGGACACCAGCGTGGTCCCCAACCGCGAGGACTACAAGTTCGGGCTTGACCACTTGTCCTTCGACAAAGTCTACTACCCCATTGACTTCTCTACTATATTCCTACCGCAATTTTCGGAAGATATACAA TTAATACGCGAGCTGATGGTGACGGGCATAAGGCAAGGGTACGTGCGTCCGCTGACGCGCGTGACGTACGAAGCGCGGGACGCAGCGCGAGCGTGCCGCCTGCAGACGCGCGACCACCACGGCCGGGTGCTCCTACAACTGAACATGGAGATGAATGTCGTGTCCAG TATAACGTGCTCGAATTCGTCGTGGCAACTGCTCGTATCGGACAATCAGATGCTGGCGCTAAAACTGGCCGAAAGACTTGTTGAACGGGGAGCAACGAAAATTCTGATGTTGCTCGACAAAGTGTCGAATTATGTTCATGCacatattag ACAGTGGGAAGATGATGTGACCGTAAGACTTATAGAGGCAACACGGGAAGCGAAGGAAAAATCCGACATAATAAGAGGCTGCAAAGAGGATGGCTTGGAAAGTATATTCATCCTCACTTCAAAAGAGAAGGCCACTCATGTGATGGAGACAGTCGAACAGTTCACCAcatttgtatcaaaatattctTATCCATTGAA ATATTTTGCGTTAGTAACAACAAGCAAATTGAGCAATACACCAAGGTCGTGGTTCACTACAAATGGTAACAGTAAAATGATTACTAAAATTAAATTGCCAGAGATCAAACAA ATTAATAATGATGAAGATAGACCTAACAATAATAGTGCGATATCAGCGAATGACGCCATAGATGCCCTGGAGCGGGCACTATGCTCACGAGAGAAGGACGTCCTGGTTCACAAATGTAACGCGACTAGAAAAACCTTGATGGAACAGATCTTGTCGCTTGCAG GTTTGAAAGTTGACAGTGAAGAAGCACGAAATTCGAATTACACTTTGCGAGAACTGAACATGAGCGACGCTGCGGTTTCCGTCATTCAAGAATATTTAAAAGACGCATACGAGTTGAGTTTCAGTGTTGAAGATCTGCTTAACCTATCAGTAGAAAG CAGCAACGAGTTGGAAAATCGATGCGTTGATTCTCACGTGGAAGAGAATCGAGGAATAGCTACATACTTCCCCACGGTGTTCGCTGACGAGCTGCTACATACGACAGACTTGCGGTTCATGCCGACGCTGGCCAGCACTGCTGCG TTCACGGACGTCGACGTGAGCAAACCACATTTATGTATCGTGCCCGGAGTGGAGGGTTACCACGAACGTTTCAGTGCGCTGTGCGAACGACTGAAGCTCCCTGTCCTGGCGCTGCAGCCGGGAATAGACAACCCCAGCGAGACGATCTCGGAACTAGCGCATAGATATATCGCCGTGATAAAGAAGAAAGCGGCGCTCAACGACCATTTCTATCTCCTGGGCTACGAAAGCGGCATCCTGGTTGCCCTGGAGATGGCAGCTGTTCTAGAAAAATATG GTTTGACTGGAACAGTGTTCTGCATCGGCGGGACACCGACCGAAGTGATCGACGATTTTAAAAGTAACCTCATAGACTTTAAGACTGACGCGGAGCTGCAAGTGGGCGTCCTGAAGCATGCGTACTCGCTTTTTACCAAAGAAGATTCTAGTGTGATAGGTCAATTGACTAGTATGGAGTGGCCGACGAAGCTTTCGATATGCGTGAGCCTAATGCGAGGCAAAACCACCCACTCCATGCAATACATTAGGAAGTGGATCGAATATATGTACAAACAGTTGTCTACGTTAGTGAATACAACGCACGAAATCAATAAAATTTCCTCTCAAATAATATCCCTCCGGCCACGATATCCGACCAGCGTGGATACATCCCTCCAAGAATGTTCGGAGAAAAAAGTGGTGACGTATCAGCTGGAGTCACCGCTGTGTTCTGCGCACTTGGACATGATGTGCGCCACCATCATCAACTCGCACTTAGACCGTGACATTTTGGagacatttaaaaatagaaatatttgtGACTCGTATAGAATCCTGGGCAAAATTGTGACTTTCTGA